CTACATatagattgaaaagaaaaagaaaaaggagaactCATGCACAAATCATTCCAATCACATATCAAGAAAGAACAAAGGTAGAGTGACTTGCAAGTTGCAGCGAAGAAACTGTCAGAACGGCTTAATTCTGAACTTGTGCACAGGCTCAGGACAATCTAGTGCAACCTCAGGCCTTCCTCAGAGCTCTGACTCGAGCAGCAAGCTCATCAAAGTCAGGCATTTTCGGGTGCACATGTACAGTTTTGGGACAGTCCGGCTGCAGTGAGGTAGACCGGGCAGGAAACTTCACATCTTCATCGCGGCAGACGGATTCCCCTGGCAGTGAGATTGCTCTTCCTGGAGGATGCATGGAGCCCTTTTGCTCAGATTGTTCTTCTGCTTTGTTGGTTGGAGCTGGATTGATTTCCGCATCTAAACCTTTCTTGCTGTAGTGCCTCAGAAGCTTATCCATCATTCTCTCCTCCTCATCAACTCCACTGCGCGCATCAGTATTGCGGCTTTTGTGTCTCCTATGGCCATTTCCAGTTCTGGGTAAAAGATTACCAAAGTCAATTGCAGCCTCATCCTCTTCTGATTTATGGCGCTGCATGAATCCATCGTAGTCCTCGGTGTACAAAGCTCCATTTCTCCTGCCTGAGTGCCTTGGCCGGCTACTAGGAGTTCTCTGAACATTCTCTCCATTAACATCATCCATTCCTTTGCCTCCATGAGGTTGTCTAGACCCATCTCTCCGGGCACTGCCATCATTAACAGCATTCTGCCTGCTTGTGTGTCTTCTGTGACTACTGGGTGTTCGGCTTGAAACCTTTTCATTGGCAGGCGCCTCATCATAGACAGCAGCAGGTGCAGGTGGCTTGGCATATTTACTTCTAACAGAAACAGGTCGAAGAGGATCTTTGTCAGACAGGTGATCTGTTTGTTCAGGGATAGCACGTTTGCTGTAGTCACTAGCAGCTCGCTCTGCAGGATCATCATTCACTGTTTCCATGTTGAGTTTTGGTTTGATGTAAGGAGGTCGCACATAAGCTGCCCTCTCTGGCACTGGCTGTCTATCTTGCACTGGATTCCCCTTATCTGCTAAATGATGTGGTCTAGCATTCAAGCAACCAGTGTTCTCTTCCTTTTCAGAACATTTCTTGCCGGTAGATCCATCCAGCTTAGAATAAGGAGGCATCCTGTTTTTAGTGTTACCATTCAAAGGATTCACTGATTGAAGCCCCTGCTTATCTAGGCCAAGGGTTCTGAGACCTGAATCTGCATGATCAGCAGCACAAGGAATATGTGATCTGTGGTGGTGACCAAGGTTGCTCTCGTTCTCCTTCTCAAGATCATTGTCTTTCTTAGGCTTGACATTTAGTGCAAATGTCTTCTTGCTTTCTGCTTCAGGAACTTTCAATGAACCAAATTCCTTCTTAGGCAGGCCATTGAGGTCTAGCTCCACCGCTTCCATTAGTTCCTTTTCGCAAGGGCGAACATCTTTTTTGTTAGCTTTCTGAACTTCTTTTTGAATGTTCCTTCTTTTCATCTCTGAATCGGACACTGGTTTCTCCACATGCCCCTTACCATCAGATTTATCCGCATGCTGTCTCCTGGTGTTTTCACGTAACCGGTCAATGCCATCAGCAACAGGATGAACATCCTTTTGTTGTTTTAAGGACGCTTCCAATTTATT
The Oryza sativa Japonica Group chromosome 6, ASM3414082v1 DNA segment above includes these coding regions:
- the LOC9271691 gene encoding uncharacterized protein isoform X1 — encoded protein: MFGSLLNSKFYNKCKHAFKCIRTRLALIRRKKQAMIRFMKKDIADLLTNGLDTHAFGRMDGLIIEMNHASCYDMIEQFCEYIGKQLNSLQKQGDCPQETREAVSTLIFAAARFPDLPELCDLRHIFTERYGHFLEPFVSLEYLQFVQKLDNKVFTNEEKIQAMQSVSEELLVDFDIKAFKIKLWATPETKHDLPAKDSKKQVELAVPLSSKKGDDAAPSGRKSEAATLGHKNKLEASLKQQKDVHPVADGIDRLRENTRRQHADKSDGKGHVEKPVSDSEMKRRNIQKEVQKANKKDVRPCEKELMEAVELDLNGLPKKEFGSLKVPEAESKKTFALNVKPKKDNDLEKENESNLGHHHRSHIPCAADHADSGLRTLGLDKQGLQSVNPLNGNTKNRMPPYSKLDGSTGKKCSEKEENTGCLNARPHHLADKGNPVQDRQPVPERAAYVRPPYIKPKLNMETVNDDPAERAASDYSKRAIPEQTDHLSDKDPLRPVSVRSKYAKPPAPAAVYDEAPANEKVSSRTPSSHRRHTSRQNAVNDGSARRDGSRQPHGGKGMDDVNGENVQRTPSSRPRHSGRRNGALYTEDYDGFMQRHKSEEDEAAIDFGNLLPRTGNGHRRHKSRNTDARSGVDEEERMMDKLLRHYSKKGLDAEINPAPTNKAEEQSEQKGSMHPPGRAISLPGESVCRDEDVKFPARSTSLQPDCPKTVHVHPKMPDFDELAARVRALRKA
- the LOC9271691 gene encoding uncharacterized protein isoform X2, which translates into the protein MFGSLLNSKFYNKCKHAFKCIRTRLALIRRKKQAMIRFMKKDIADLLTNGLDTHAFGRMDGLIIEMNHASCYDMIEQFCEYIGKQLNSLQKQGDCPQETREAVSTLIFAAARFPDLPELCDLRHIFTERYGHFLEPFVSLEFVQKLDNKVFTNEEKIQAMQSVSEELLVDFDIKAFKIKLWATPETKHDLPAKDSKKQVELAVPLSSKKGDDAAPSGRKSEAATLGHKNKLEASLKQQKDVHPVADGIDRLRENTRRQHADKSDGKGHVEKPVSDSEMKRRNIQKEVQKANKKDVRPCEKELMEAVELDLNGLPKKEFGSLKVPEAESKKTFALNVKPKKDNDLEKENESNLGHHHRSHIPCAADHADSGLRTLGLDKQGLQSVNPLNGNTKNRMPPYSKLDGSTGKKCSEKEENTGCLNARPHHLADKGNPVQDRQPVPERAAYVRPPYIKPKLNMETVNDDPAERAASDYSKRAIPEQTDHLSDKDPLRPVSVRSKYAKPPAPAAVYDEAPANEKVSSRTPSSHRRHTSRQNAVNDGSARRDGSRQPHGGKGMDDVNGENVQRTPSSRPRHSGRRNGALYTEDYDGFMQRHKSEEDEAAIDFGNLLPRTGNGHRRHKSRNTDARSGVDEEERMMDKLLRHYSKKGLDAEINPAPTNKAEEQSEQKGSMHPPGRAISLPGESVCRDEDVKFPARSTSLQPDCPKTVHVHPKMPDFDELAARVRALRKA